One Bacillota bacterium DNA segment encodes these proteins:
- a CDS encoding LytS/YhcK type 5TM receptor domain-containing protein: MPVSELMGQMAIRMCVIATIAFIFTRWRPFRRLVVSCADRREKVALTFIFGALGIMGTYSGVPVLGAIANHRVVAAAVAGLLGGPWVGLGAGAIAGLHRYALGGFTCLACGSATAVEGLLAGLVRAAIDRRRGSWRLRPWMGWLVGLVGESLHMGMVVLFSRPLLEAVALVQVIAAPMILVNSLGVAIFLAMLEGVRAEEEKAQAVQTHRVLEVAGLTLPHLRRGLDETSASAVAGLIVEHTGVSAVEIGRDGEALGKAGEIPPGARPVEAELRCGRDPVGWVRLYGSSAGEPGSTEVALARGLASLFSVQLELGHMERRVALATRDCLRALRAQVNPHFLFNTLNTVVHYCRSDPETARRLILDIAAFLRRTLVEEADVVPLSRELEYLDAFLAIERARFGNNLRVIKRVAPEVLAVPIPSFSLQPLVDNALHHGLWPRGGRGTIWIEGERAGRRVRLTVRDDGVGFATRPITTSSNACVFPDHAGDASTGAATAGADGHCGVGLKNLRERLAACYGSDFGFEVKSRPGKGTAVTIAIPLAPVNAGGVRKWEDASLQAAGGGG; this comes from the coding sequence TTGCCGGTTTCAGAATTGATGGGACAGATGGCGATCCGCATGTGTGTGATCGCCACCATAGCCTTCATCTTCACCAGGTGGCGACCCTTCCGGCGGCTGGTGGTTTCCTGTGCCGACCGGCGGGAGAAGGTGGCTCTTACCTTCATTTTCGGTGCCCTGGGGATCATGGGGACTTATTCGGGCGTGCCGGTGCTGGGTGCTATTGCCAACCACCGGGTGGTGGCGGCAGCGGTGGCGGGTCTCCTGGGCGGACCCTGGGTGGGCCTGGGGGCGGGGGCGATCGCCGGGCTGCACCGGTACGCCCTGGGGGGTTTCACCTGCCTGGCCTGCGGCAGTGCCACCGCGGTGGAGGGCCTCCTGGCCGGTCTGGTGCGGGCGGCCATAGACCGGCGGCGCGGTTCCTGGCGGTTGCGGCCCTGGATGGGTTGGCTGGTGGGCCTGGTGGGGGAGAGCCTGCACATGGGAATGGTGGTGCTGTTCTCCCGGCCCCTCCTCGAGGCGGTGGCGTTGGTGCAGGTGATCGCCGCCCCCATGATCCTGGTGAACTCCCTGGGCGTGGCTATCTTCCTCGCTATGCTGGAAGGGGTGCGCGCGGAGGAGGAAAAGGCACAGGCCGTCCAGACCCACAGGGTACTGGAGGTGGCCGGTCTTACCTTGCCCCACCTCAGGCGGGGACTGGACGAGACCAGCGCCTCTGCGGTGGCCGGGCTCATCGTGGAGCACACCGGGGTGAGCGCGGTGGAGATCGGGCGGGACGGGGAGGCTCTGGGGAAAGCGGGAGAGATCCCTCCGGGTGCAAGGCCGGTGGAGGCCGAGTTGCGCTGCGGCCGCGACCCGGTGGGGTGGGTGCGGCTGTACGGATCGTCGGCGGGCGAGCCCGGTTCCACCGAAGTGGCTCTCGCCCGCGGGCTGGCCAGCCTTTTCTCCGTGCAGCTTGAACTGGGCCACATGGAGCGCCGGGTGGCGCTGGCCACCCGCGATTGCTTGCGGGCGCTCCGCGCCCAGGTCAACCCGCACTTCCTCTTCAACACCCTGAACACCGTGGTTCACTACTGCCGCTCCGACCCAGAGACGGCGCGACGGCTGATCCTGGACATAGCGGCATTCCTGCGACGCACCCTGGTCGAGGAGGCCGATGTGGTACCCCTGTCCCGGGAACTGGAGTACCTGGACGCCTTCCTGGCCATAGAAAGGGCACGCTTCGGGAACAACCTGCGCGTGATAAAGCGGGTGGCTCCGGAGGTACTGGCCGTGCCCATCCCTTCCTTCAGCCTGCAGCCCCTGGTGGACAACGCCCTGCACCACGGCCTGTGGCCACGGGGGGGGCGGGGTACCATCTGGATAGAGGGTGAGCGGGCCGGCCGCCGGGTGCGCCTCACCGTCCGGGATGACGGTGTCGGTTTCGCCACTCGGCCGATCACGACCTCCAGTAACGCGTGCGTGTTTCCGGACCATGCCGGTGATGCGTCCACCGGTGCGGCGACGGCGGGTGCTGACGGACATTGCGGCGTGGGACTGAAGAATTTGCGGGAACGACTGGCGGCGTGTTACGGTAGCGATTTCGGGTTTGAGGTGAAGAGCAGGCCGGGGAAAGGCACAGCCGTGACCATCGCGATCCCCCTGGCGCCCGTAAATGCCGGGGGAGTGCGGAAGTGGGAGGATGCTTCACTCCAGGCTGCGGGTGGTGGTGGCTGA
- a CDS encoding LytTR family DNA-binding domain-containing protein: MLHSRLRVVVADDELPARGELRHLLEETELAEVVAEAESAQEALAAILRYRPDVVYLDVRMPGLSGMDLARTLGQMTRPPVVVFATAYENYAVEAFGVGAVDYILKPFEPAQVLRSLLRSQERLGGRPRARSPLPVPVQGDGGIRFLRPESLVYVRARGKRCLVRACGQEHVSRLSLRELERRLPPQFLRVHRSYIVNLHRVVEVHPWFSGSVILTLEDGGRVQVPVGRKYTSTVRAALGI; encoded by the coding sequence ATGCTTCACTCCAGGCTGCGGGTGGTGGTGGCTGACGACGAGCTCCCGGCCCGGGGGGAGCTGCGCCACCTGCTGGAGGAAACGGAGCTGGCGGAAGTGGTCGCCGAGGCAGAGTCGGCACAGGAGGCCCTGGCTGCCATCCTGCGCTACCGCCCCGATGTTGTGTACCTGGACGTGCGCATGCCCGGGCTGAGTGGCATGGACCTGGCCCGTACGCTGGGCCAGATGACTCGGCCCCCGGTGGTGGTGTTTGCCACGGCCTACGAGAACTATGCCGTGGAAGCGTTTGGGGTGGGGGCGGTCGATTACATTCTGAAGCCTTTCGAGCCCGCGCAGGTCCTGCGCTCCCTGCTCCGCAGCCAGGAACGGCTTGGGGGACGGCCGCGGGCGCGCAGCCCCTTGCCCGTCCCCGTGCAGGGGGATGGCGGCATCCGCTTCCTGCGCCCCGAGTCCCTCGTGTACGTGCGGGCGCGGGGTAAACGGTGCCTGGTGCGTGCGTGCGGGCAGGAGCACGTCTCCCGGCTGAGTCTGCGGGAACTCGAGCGGCGGTTACCTCCCCAGTTTTTGCGCGTGCACCGCAGCTACATAGTGAACCTGCACCGCGTGGTGGAAGTGCATCCCTGGTTCAGCGGGTCGGTGATTTTGACCCTCGAGGACGGGGGAAGGGTGCAGGTACCGGTGGGACGCAAGTATACCAGTACTGTACGGGCTGCGCTAGGGATCTGA
- a CDS encoding carbon starvation CstA family protein: MNSALALVLSLAAGLFTYHVYARYVDQRIIQADARRATPARLYMDGVDFMPTSKHVLFGYQFKSIAALGPVTGPIIAMQWGWLPAFLWVILGTMFIGWVQDYTSCMIGVRNEGQTFGALSYRLISPRGRITLLAFIFFYLILIVAAFGKIVGDMMAAVPSVPVAIVALVVVGLGAGYLIYRKHADIVYTTLGMVVLALLAIWLGTGVPIKASPMTWVIFALAFSYAGAVLPIWLYGQPINYISFYLVFLGMIGAGIGVFVGHPTFTIPAFTKWTIPLGPIWPLLFVTVACGAISGWHSLVSSSGSARQLEKETDARYVGAGAMISEMVLATLSIIIAAATFASFKDYGAALAKGPAYIFATGMSGLLNFLGISQEFGKAFAGAMYVILAITVMQLVLRVARLSTTELLGDYIPIMRNMYVTAALVAIICWALIATGTWQYIWTLFGGSNQLMAALALMLVSIWLKQTGRNWHFTFWPMLFMFATTVCALVLTGIKLFRAPALLLAGKIKPPAGQTVAMAIGGNYVSGVIAFLLVLAALVLVVDGLRVFFAARPSAEAGATQASSTAD; encoded by the coding sequence GTGAACAGTGCGCTGGCTCTGGTATTGTCCCTGGCGGCAGGTCTGTTCACGTACCACGTCTACGCTCGCTACGTTGACCAGCGGATCATCCAGGCTGACGCCCGCAGGGCGACGCCGGCCCGGCTGTATATGGACGGAGTGGATTTCATGCCCACGAGCAAGCACGTGCTTTTCGGTTACCAGTTCAAGTCCATTGCTGCCCTGGGTCCGGTCACGGGTCCCATCATCGCCATGCAGTGGGGATGGTTGCCTGCCTTCCTCTGGGTCATTCTGGGTACCATGTTCATCGGATGGGTGCAGGACTACACCAGTTGTATGATCGGAGTGCGGAACGAGGGCCAGACTTTCGGCGCCCTCAGCTACCGCCTCATTTCTCCCCGGGGCCGCATTACGCTCCTGGCCTTCATTTTCTTCTATCTGATCCTCATCGTGGCGGCATTCGGGAAGATAGTGGGCGATATGATGGCAGCCGTCCCGTCCGTACCGGTGGCCATCGTGGCCCTTGTGGTGGTAGGGCTGGGAGCCGGCTACCTGATCTATCGGAAGCATGCCGACATCGTGTACACCACCCTGGGCATGGTGGTGCTGGCCCTGCTGGCCATATGGCTGGGGACCGGTGTCCCGATCAAGGCATCGCCCATGACGTGGGTCATATTCGCCCTGGCGTTCTCCTACGCTGGCGCGGTGTTGCCCATATGGCTTTACGGCCAGCCCATCAACTACATCTCATTCTACCTGGTTTTCCTGGGCATGATCGGGGCGGGCATCGGTGTCTTCGTGGGACACCCCACCTTCACCATCCCGGCCTTCACCAAATGGACCATCCCCCTGGGCCCCATTTGGCCGCTGCTGTTCGTCACCGTGGCCTGCGGTGCCATCTCCGGGTGGCACAGCCTGGTCTCCAGCTCGGGTAGTGCCCGCCAGCTGGAGAAAGAAACCGACGCCCGTTACGTGGGGGCGGGGGCCATGATTTCGGAGATGGTGCTGGCCACCCTCTCCATCATCATCGCGGCTGCCACCTTCGCCAGTTTCAAAGACTATGGGGCGGCCCTGGCCAAGGGACCCGCATACATCTTCGCGACGGGGATGTCTGGCCTGCTCAACTTCCTGGGCATTTCCCAGGAGTTCGGCAAGGCTTTTGCCGGTGCCATGTACGTCATCCTGGCCATCACCGTCATGCAACTGGTGCTGCGGGTGGCCCGCCTGTCCACCACCGAACTGCTGGGCGACTATATCCCAATCATGCGTAATATGTACGTGACCGCGGCCCTGGTGGCCATCATCTGCTGGGCCCTGATCGCCACCGGTACCTGGCAGTACATCTGGACCCTGTTCGGTGGTTCCAACCAGCTCATGGCTGCCCTGGCCCTCATGCTGGTGTCGATCTGGCTCAAGCAAACCGGCCGCAACTGGCACTTCACTTTCTGGCCCATGCTCTTTATGTTCGCGACCACGGTGTGCGCCCTCGTCCTCACCGGCATCAAGCTATTCAGGGCCCCGGCCCTGCTCCTGGCGGGGAAGATCAAGCCTCCCGCCGGGCAGACCGTTGCCATGGCCATCGGTGGTAACTACGTGTCGGGCGTGATCGCCTTCCTGCTGGTGCTGGCAGCCCTGGTCCTGGTGGTGGACGGGTTGCGGGTGTTCTTCGCTGCCCGGCCCTCGGCGGAAGCGGGGGCGACTCAGGCTTCCAGCACTGCCGACTGA
- a CDS encoding TRC40/GET3/ArsA family transport-energizing ATPase → MSLAQFFRDNPGIRYIMFGGKGGLGKTTFSAAAAHWLAGQGHRVLVFSVDPQASLSDIFERDIFGKGEVEIAPNLYACEIDADRRIQEYQEEVRQKIRDMYGIDQIPDEIENYIRAASAEPAMEESAIFDQVVDIVVKGGYDYYIYDLVPLGHALYYLSMASVYDAWITKITGLREEMRKYDAVVATIRREKETEEDRILNELIYIRDRINKSSSILTDPQRTAFFFVVTPEEMVIEDTLKAASLFSKYDVPIRGYVVNRVVPSALLEQDIPEYLRNRILMQRGNMERIHREFAGRILAEVPEMERDIRGMTMIAKMAGVLFGR, encoded by the coding sequence TTGTCACTGGCTCAGTTTTTCCGGGATAATCCCGGCATCCGCTACATCATGTTCGGAGGGAAGGGTGGCCTCGGTAAGACCACTTTCTCCGCTGCCGCCGCCCACTGGCTGGCCGGTCAGGGCCACCGGGTGCTGGTGTTCTCCGTGGATCCCCAGGCTTCCCTCTCGGATATCTTCGAACGGGACATCTTCGGTAAGGGCGAGGTGGAGATAGCACCCAACCTTTATGCCTGCGAGATCGACGCCGACCGGCGCATCCAGGAGTATCAGGAAGAGGTGCGGCAGAAGATCCGGGACATGTACGGGATAGACCAGATCCCCGACGAGATCGAGAACTACATCAGGGCCGCCTCCGCCGAGCCGGCCATGGAGGAAAGCGCCATTTTCGACCAGGTGGTGGACATCGTGGTCAAGGGGGGATATGACTACTACATCTACGACCTGGTTCCCCTGGGCCACGCCCTCTACTACCTGAGCATGGCTTCGGTGTACGATGCCTGGATCACCAAGATCACCGGGCTGCGGGAAGAGATGCGCAAATACGATGCCGTGGTGGCCACCATCCGCCGGGAGAAGGAAACAGAAGAAGACCGCATCCTCAACGAGCTGATATACATCCGTGACCGCATCAATAAGTCATCTTCCATCCTGACTGACCCCCAGCGCACGGCGTTCTTCTTCGTGGTAACTCCCGAGGAGATGGTCATCGAGGATACGCTTAAGGCGGCCTCCCTGTTCAGTAAGTATGATGTACCCATCAGGGGGTACGTGGTAAACCGGGTGGTGCCTTCCGCTCTCCTGGAGCAGGACATCCCCGAGTACCTGCGCAACCGCATCCTCATGCAAAGGGGCAACATGGAGCGCATTCACAGGGAATTCGCCGGGCGTATCCTGGCCGAGGTGCCGGAGATGGAACGCGACATCCGGGGCATGACCATGATCGCGAAAATGGCCGGCGTCCTGTTCGGCCGGTGA
- a CDS encoding ArsA family ATPase, whose protein sequence is MVKDSLLEFTRRHPDLKYVFFGGKGGVGKTVMAGAAALWYARQGRKTLLASTNPVHSLSALLGQNVFGAERQVGGVPGFYAYEIDTADTIKRSKEEIREKIRWFLKYADIPTESDAFVETATMNPSFEESAMFENMINIMFEDKYDVYVFDTAPTANARRLLGMSRVYSLWVEKMVESRKEAQAMRLALSFRKKQEKDPLMDYLISFRSRIVQANRLLTDASRTAFYFVTLPEALPIAVIRRFIGWFHDFGIPVGGVVVNGVIDPGVISTSTSEFVLNRVLMQQEYLAQIRDLFPDVRAVVPLFETEVQGLRMLERVAQVLFRNSSSA, encoded by the coding sequence TTGGTAAAGGACAGTCTGCTCGAGTTTACCCGCCGCCACCCCGATCTGAAATACGTGTTCTTCGGCGGCAAGGGTGGGGTGGGCAAGACGGTCATGGCGGGGGCCGCCGCCCTCTGGTATGCCCGGCAGGGACGCAAGACCCTGCTCGCTTCCACCAACCCCGTTCACAGTCTTTCTGCCCTGTTGGGCCAGAACGTCTTCGGGGCAGAGCGCCAGGTGGGGGGTGTCCCGGGGTTTTACGCTTACGAGATTGACACTGCCGATACGATTAAGCGGTCCAAGGAGGAGATCCGCGAGAAGATCCGCTGGTTCCTGAAATACGCCGACATCCCCACCGAGTCGGACGCGTTCGTGGAAACCGCTACCATGAACCCGTCCTTCGAGGAATCGGCCATGTTCGAGAACATGATCAACATCATGTTCGAGGACAAGTATGACGTGTACGTCTTCGACACCGCCCCCACGGCCAACGCCCGCAGGCTCCTGGGCATGTCCAGGGTATACTCGCTCTGGGTGGAAAAGATGGTGGAGAGCCGCAAAGAAGCTCAGGCCATGCGGCTGGCCCTTTCCTTCCGGAAGAAGCAGGAGAAGGATCCCCTCATGGACTACCTGATTTCCTTCCGGAGTCGCATAGTCCAGGCCAACCGTCTGCTCACGGACGCCTCTCGGACGGCGTTTTACTTCGTGACCCTGCCGGAGGCTCTGCCCATCGCCGTGATCCGGCGGTTCATTGGGTGGTTCCACGATTTCGGCATCCCCGTGGGGGGCGTGGTGGTCAACGGAGTGATCGATCCCGGAGTCATTTCCACCAGCACGTCGGAGTTCGTGCTCAACCGGGTACTCATGCAGCAGGAGTACCTGGCCCAGATCAGGGACCTGTTCCCGGACGTGCGGGCGGTGGTGCCTCTCTTCGAAACGGAAGTGCAGGGCCTGAGAATGCTGGAAAGAGTCGCGCAAGTGCTCTTCCGCAACAGCTCTTCCGCTTGA
- the pyrR gene encoding bifunctional pyr operon transcriptional regulator/uracil phosphoribosyltransferase PyrR, which yields MSATEKARIMDEEAMRRAITRIAHEILEKNKGTEGLVLVGIRRRGVPLAERLAQQIEAIEGRRVPVGSLDITLYRDDLTLRSDHPVVHRTEVPFGLQGKKVVLVDDVLFTGRTVRAAMDAIMDLGRPCLIQLAVLIDRGHRELPIRADYVGKNVPTSRRENVKVKLRETDGEDAVIIAEIG from the coding sequence GTGTCGGCCACCGAAAAGGCGCGCATCATGGACGAAGAGGCCATGCGCCGTGCCATCACCCGCATCGCCCACGAGATCCTCGAGAAGAACAAGGGGACGGAAGGGCTGGTGCTGGTGGGCATCCGGCGGCGCGGGGTGCCCCTCGCGGAGCGACTGGCGCAGCAGATCGAGGCCATAGAGGGGCGGCGGGTTCCGGTGGGTAGCCTGGACATTACCCTGTATCGCGACGACCTGACCCTGCGTTCCGATCACCCCGTGGTGCACCGGACGGAAGTGCCCTTCGGGTTGCAGGGGAAGAAAGTGGTGCTGGTGGACGACGTGCTGTTCACGGGACGCACGGTGCGGGCGGCCATGGACGCCATCATGGATCTCGGGCGTCCCTGCCTCATCCAGCTGGCGGTTCTCATCGACCGGGGACACCGGGAGTTACCCATCCGGGCAGACTACGTGGGGAAGAACGTGCCCACCTCGCGACGGGAGAACGTGAAGGTGAAGCTGAGGGAAACAGACGGGGAGGACGCGGTGATAATCGCAGAGATCGGATAG
- a CDS encoding aspartate carbamoyltransferase catalytic subunit, protein MKLASRDILSLEEMPREDIELILDTAHSMKEIIYRPIKKVPTLRGKTVVTLFYEASTRTRTSFELAAKYMSADTVSIATATSSVQKGETLKDTARTLRVMGSDCVIMRHPVSGSCHFLARVLDIPVINGGDGMHEHPTQGLLDMFTMREKKGRLEGLRVAIIGDIYHSRVARSNIWGLGKMGAKVVVCGPATLLPPEIERMGVQATTRVEEAVEGADVVMVLRLQLERQQRGLFPSSREYSRLWGITRERLNLAKPDALLMHPGPMNRGIEISTEVADSPQSTIEDQVTNGVAVRMAILYLLLGGGEEK, encoded by the coding sequence GTGAAGCTGGCGAGCCGGGACATCCTTTCCCTGGAGGAGATGCCCCGAGAGGACATCGAGTTGATCCTGGATACGGCCCATTCCATGAAAGAGATCATCTACCGCCCCATCAAGAAGGTGCCCACCCTGCGGGGAAAAACGGTGGTCACCCTGTTCTATGAAGCGAGCACCCGCACACGCACCTCGTTCGAGCTGGCGGCCAAGTACATGTCGGCCGACACCGTATCAATCGCGACCGCCACTTCCAGCGTGCAGAAGGGTGAGACCCTCAAGGACACCGCCCGTACCCTGCGGGTGATGGGGTCGGACTGCGTCATCATGCGCCATCCGGTGTCCGGGTCGTGTCACTTCCTGGCCCGGGTCCTGGACATCCCCGTGATCAACGGGGGGGACGGGATGCACGAGCATCCCACTCAGGGGCTGCTGGACATGTTCACCATGCGGGAGAAAAAGGGTCGCCTGGAAGGTTTGCGGGTGGCGATCATCGGCGATATCTACCATTCGCGGGTGGCGCGCTCCAATATCTGGGGTCTGGGGAAGATGGGGGCGAAAGTGGTAGTGTGCGGCCCGGCCACCCTGCTGCCGCCGGAGATAGAAAGGATGGGCGTGCAAGCCACCACCCGGGTGGAGGAGGCGGTGGAGGGCGCCGATGTGGTCATGGTCCTCCGGTTGCAACTTGAGCGTCAGCAGCGGGGGCTCTTCCCCAGCAGCCGGGAATACTCCCGCCTGTGGGGCATCACCCGGGAACGGCTGAATCTGGCCAAGCCCGATGCCCTGCTCATGCATCCCGGTCCCATGAACCGCGGCATCGAGATATCTACCGAGGTGGCCGATTCGCCCCAGTCCACCATTGAGGATCAGGTTACCAACGGCGTGGCGGTGCGCATGGCCATCCTCTACTTGCTGCTGGGAGGGGGAGAGGAGAAATGA
- a CDS encoding dihydroorotase produces MKLRGKPEPLLIRGGRVIDPAQGIDAELDLLLEDGRVKQLGHGLEPDGARVVEARGLWVVPGLIDMHVHLREPGEEWKEDIASGTRAAAAGGFTTVCAMPNTRPPVDDAPMVNSVLARAAEKAVVHVLPVGAVTRGLEGKELAEMGDMAEAGAVAFSDDGHPIADAEVMRCALEYGRMFGKPIIDHCQDPSLSREAVMHLGYWSTVLGLRGMPAAAEEVMVARDIILSRLTGGKVHIAHASTRGTVELLRQARAEGLPVTAEVTPVHLCLTDALVHEMAYDTRTKVNPPLRSAEDVAALRLALAGGIIGVVATDHAPHHQDDKEVEYNYAAFGISGLETAVPLLITELVHTGIISPEILVERMTAGPARVLSLSAGTLRVGSTADVTLIDPGLEKAVEPERFYSKGKNTPLAGRLLRGWPVLTVVAGHIVMRDGEVLV; encoded by the coding sequence ATGAAACTGCGGGGTAAGCCGGAACCGCTGCTCATCCGGGGCGGGCGCGTGATCGATCCCGCCCAGGGTATCGACGCCGAACTGGACCTGCTGCTCGAAGATGGCCGGGTCAAGCAACTGGGGCACGGCCTGGAACCCGATGGGGCACGGGTGGTAGAAGCCCGGGGCCTGTGGGTCGTGCCCGGGCTGATCGATATGCACGTCCACCTGCGGGAGCCGGGCGAAGAATGGAAGGAGGACATCGCCTCCGGCACGCGGGCGGCGGCTGCGGGGGGGTTCACCACCGTATGTGCCATGCCCAACACCAGGCCGCCCGTGGACGACGCCCCCATGGTGAACTCCGTCCTGGCCCGGGCGGCGGAGAAGGCGGTGGTGCACGTGCTGCCGGTGGGGGCCGTCACCCGGGGCCTGGAGGGCAAGGAACTGGCAGAGATGGGGGACATGGCCGAAGCGGGGGCGGTGGCTTTTTCGGATGACGGGCACCCCATCGCCGATGCCGAAGTCATGCGCTGCGCCCTGGAGTACGGGCGTATGTTCGGGAAGCCCATCATAGATCACTGTCAGGACCCGTCCCTTTCCCGGGAGGCGGTCATGCACCTGGGGTACTGGTCCACGGTGCTGGGGCTGCGCGGCATGCCGGCCGCCGCCGAAGAGGTGATGGTGGCCCGGGACATCATCCTGAGCCGTCTGACGGGTGGGAAGGTCCACATCGCCCACGCCAGCACGCGGGGCACGGTGGAACTGCTGCGTCAGGCCCGGGCAGAGGGGCTGCCCGTGACCGCGGAGGTAACCCCGGTGCACCTTTGCCTGACCGATGCCCTGGTGCATGAGATGGCTTATGACACCCGCACCAAGGTGAACCCGCCCCTGCGCTCGGCCGAAGACGTGGCTGCCCTGCGCCTCGCCCTGGCCGGGGGAATCATCGGGGTGGTGGCTACAGACCATGCTCCTCATCACCAGGACGACAAAGAGGTCGAGTACAACTACGCCGCCTTTGGTATTTCCGGTCTGGAAACGGCGGTGCCGTTGCTAATAACAGAGCTGGTCCACACGGGCATCATCTCCCCTGAGATCCTGGTAGAGCGCATGACGGCCGGGCCCGCCCGCGTGCTCTCCCTGTCCGCCGGTACCTTGCGGGTGGGCAGTACCGCCGACGTGACCCTGATCGATCCCGGCCTGGAAAAGGCGGTGGAGCCCGAGCGCTTCTACTCGAAGGGCAAGAACACCCCCCTGGCGGGCAGGTTGCTCAGGGGATGGCCTGTCCTCACCGTAGTGGCAGGACACATAGTGATGCGGGACGGGGAGGTCCTCGTCTGA
- a CDS encoding carbamoyl phosphate synthase small subunit, with product MTGALVLEDGTVFRGEAFGAAGTAGGEVVFNTGMTGYGEILTDPSYCGQIVTLTYPLVGNYGISGRDLQAVRPLVRGLVVHEACFSPSHREACWSLDDFLRAHGIVGLQGVDTRALVRHLRRHGTMRGVITTGAVTAVGALVEMARGVSLQGVVYQATCSRPYRLYGRGPHVVVVDLGVKAGILQALQARGCSLTVVPATATPAEIVALRPQGVVLSNGPGDPADAREAIGAARALLGRVPMFGICLGHQVMALAAGARTYRLKYGHRGANHPVCDLALGRVFITSQNHGYAVAEEGLPPEVEVSARNLNDGTVEGLEFVGLDAFSVQYHPEAGPGPRDSSYLFDRFLGIITGQEWRSGGHADERKAG from the coding sequence GTGACGGGTGCCCTGGTTCTGGAAGATGGCACGGTATTCCGGGGGGAGGCTTTCGGGGCCGCGGGGACGGCAGGGGGCGAGGTGGTCTTCAACACGGGGATGACGGGCTACGGGGAAATCCTCACCGACCCGTCGTATTGCGGACAGATCGTCACCCTCACCTATCCCCTGGTGGGCAACTACGGCATTTCCGGTCGCGACCTGCAGGCTGTGCGCCCCCTGGTGCGCGGGCTGGTGGTGCACGAGGCCTGTTTCTCGCCCAGCCACCGGGAAGCGTGCTGGAGCCTGGATGACTTCCTGCGCGCCCACGGCATAGTGGGACTGCAAGGTGTGGACACGCGTGCGCTGGTACGTCATCTGCGCCGGCACGGCACCATGCGCGGGGTGATCACCACCGGAGCGGTGACCGCGGTAGGGGCACTGGTGGAGATGGCAAGGGGGGTTTCCCTGCAGGGGGTGGTCTACCAGGCTACCTGCTCGCGCCCGTACCGCCTCTACGGCCGGGGCCCCCACGTGGTGGTGGTGGACCTGGGAGTGAAGGCCGGCATCCTCCAGGCTCTGCAGGCGAGGGGTTGCAGCCTCACCGTGGTACCGGCCACCGCTACGCCGGCGGAGATCGTGGCCTTGCGGCCGCAGGGGGTGGTTCTCTCCAACGGCCCCGGCGACCCCGCCGATGCCCGCGAGGCCATCGGCGCCGCTCGCGCACTGCTGGGGCGGGTGCCCATGTTTGGGATATGCCTGGGCCATCAGGTGATGGCCCTGGCGGCAGGGGCGCGTACCTACCGTCTGAAGTACGGTCACCGCGGAGCCAACCACCCCGTATGCGACCTCGCCCTGGGCCGGGTGTTCATCACCTCCCAGAATCACGGCTACGCGGTGGCGGAGGAGGGGCTACCACCGGAGGTGGAGGTAAGCGCCCGCAATCTAAACGACGGTACTGTGGAGGGCCTGGAATTCGTGGGGCTGGACGCATTCAGCGTGCAGTATCATCCCGAAGCCGGTCCCGGCCCCAGGGACAGCAGCTATCTCTTCGACCGTTTCCTGGGCATCATCACGGGGCAGGAGTGGCGGAGCGGGGGACATGCGGATGAGCGGAAGGCCGGCTAA